In Phacochoerus africanus isolate WHEZ1 chromosome 1, ROS_Pafr_v1, whole genome shotgun sequence, the following are encoded in one genomic region:
- the LOC125122977 gene encoding C-C chemokine receptor type 1, with amino-acid sequence METSTSKGYDATTEYDYEGSTPCQKVRERAFGAQLLPPLYSLVFVIGLIGNILVVLVLLQYKRLRSMTTIYLLNLAISDLIFLFTLPFWIDYKLKDDWIFGDHMCKLLSGLYFIGLYSEIFFIILLTIDRYLAIVHAVFALRARTITFGIITSIVVWVLAILAAVPGFHFSKTQWEFNHFTCSLHFPYENLTSWKRFQALKMNILGLVLPLLVMIICYTGIIKILLRRPNEKKSKAVRLIFVIMIIFFLFWTPYNLTVFVSAFQESLFTDQCKQSRQLDLAIQVTEVIAYTHCCINPVIYVFVGERFRKYLRQLFHRLVAVPLGKWLPFLSTERLERASSMSPSTGEHELSAGF; translated from the coding sequence ATGGAAACTTCAACCTCAAAGGGCTATGATGCAACCACAGAATACGACTATGAGGGCTCAACCCCATGCCAGAAGGTACGGGAGAGGGCCTTTGGGGCCCAGCTGCTGCCGCCCTTGTACTCCCTGGTATTTGTCATTGGCCTGATCGGCAACATCCTGGTGGTCCTGGTCCTCCTGCAGTACAAGAGGCTCAGAAGCATGACCACCATCTACCTCCTCAACCTGGCCATTTCTGACCTGATCTTCCTCTTTACACTGCCTTTCTGGATTGACTACAAGCTGAAGGATGACTGGATTTTTGGCGATCACATGTGTAAGTTGCTCTCTGGGCTCTATTTCATTGGCTTGTACAGTGAAATCTTCTTCATCATCCTGCTGACCATCGACAGGTACCTAGCCATCGTCCATGCCGTGTTTGCCCTGCGGGCTCGGACCATCACTTTTGGTATCATCACCAGCATTGTCGTCTGGGTCCTGGCCATCTTGGCTGCTGTCCCCGGCTTCCACTTTTCCAAGACCCAGTGGGAGTTCAATCACTTCACCTGCAGCCTTCATTTTCCTTATGAAAACCTAACAAGTTGGAAACGGTTCCAGGCTCTGAAAATGAACATCTTGGGGCTGGTGTTGCCTCTATTGGTCATGATCATCTGCTACACAGGGATCATAAAGATTCTGCTCAGAAGACCAAATGAGAAGAAATCCAAAGCTGTGCGTCTGATTTTTGTCATCATgatcatcttctttctcttttggacccCCTACAATCTGactgtgtttgtttctgctttccaAGAATCCCTGTTCACCGATCAGTGTAAGCAGAGCAGACAGCTGGACCTGGCCATACAAGTGACAGAGGTCATCGCCTACACGCACTGCTGCATCAACCCTGTGATCTACGTCTTTGTCGGGGAGAGATTCCGCAAGTATCTACGGCAGTTGTTCCATCGGCTGGTGGCCGTGCCCCTGGGTAAATGGCTCCCCTTCCTCTCCACAGAGAGGCTGGAGAGGGCCAGCTCCATGTCCCCCTCCACAGGGGAGCACGAACTCTCTGCTGGCTTCTGA